AGTGGGAAGTGATTACCCGGCGTTCCAAGGAAGTGGAGGCACCGGCTCTGCTGCACTGTGATCTGAGCATCGTCCAGCGGTTCATCCGGGATGCCTTTAATCCGCAGCGTGATGAGCTGATGATTGATTCGGCCAAGGCGGTTAAGGAAGCGGAAGCCTTCCTGACGGATATGGCTCCCGAAGGGTACAAGCCTGTTGGATTCTACAGGGGACAGGAGCCCATTTTCTCTGCTTACGGAGTGACGGATCAGCTGCACAAGAGCTTCAGCCGTAAAATCATCCTCGAGGGCGGCGCTACGCTGATCTGGGACGAGACAGAAGCCTTGACTGTGATTGACGTTAACACAGCGCAGTACACTGGCGGGACGAACCTTGAGGATACAGTAACACGGACCAACCTGCTGGCTGCGGAGGAGATCGGGCGGCTTGTCCGGCTCCGGGATACGGGCGGTATTATTATTGTTGATTTCATTGATATGGAGCGGGAAGAGCACCGCAGGCAGGTGACGGATCAGCTGGAGAGCATTATCAGCCGGGACCGGACCAAGACGCATATTCTCGGCTGGACCCATCTCGGTCTGCTGGAAATGACCCGTAAGAAGGCCAGACATGATTCCGCCGGATTTGCCCCGGTAATCTGCCAGTGCTGCGGCGGTACAGGCAAGGTTGGGACTTGGCTGGAGTAAGGAAGAGACGGTCAGGTTGTATATGTTTTGTAAGGAGATATTGACTAGGGCCCATATGTATGATAATATCTTCAAGTATGTGTTTGGTTGTTCTATTCCTGCACATGCTGTAACCGCTCCGATCGGGTAGATGAAGCGTAATTCCCCCGGGGATTGCCACCTTGACTAGGCGAGTCTGAGACATGAGGAGGTGCAAGTACAATGTATGCAATTATCGAAACTGGCGGTAAACAATACAAAGTCCAAGAGGGCGATGTTTTGTTCATTGAGAAGCTGGAAGCTGAAGACGGCGCAAGCGTAACGTTTGACCGTGTCTTGGCTGTTTCTAACGAAGGTGGTTTGACTGCAGGAACTCCGCTGGTAAGCGGCGCGTCTGTAACAGCCAAAGTCGAGAAACATGGTAAGGGACATAAGGTTGTAGTTTACAAATACAAACCTAAGAAGAACTACCACAAGAAACAAGGCCATCGTCAACCGTACACCAAAGTAACTATCGAGAAGATTCAAGCGTAAGAAGGTGCGTTTATGATTAACGTGCGGATTACACGGGCTTCTGCTCAGGGTGTCATTGTCGGTTTTGCCGTCAAGGGGCATGCGGAATACGCAAGGAATGGCAGGGATATCGTCTGCGCGGGTGTTTCGACGGTTACCGTTGGAACTGTGAATGCGATTGAGAGCCTGACCGGTGTGGTTCTGGATACTTCGATGAAGGATGGATTCTTAAGCGGAACCCTGGTTCCCGTGAATGATCCCGAAGTCTCCGCCAAGGTACAGCTCTTGCTGGAATCTATGGTGCTGATGCTCAAGGATATTGTTAAATCCTACAGGAAATATATTCAGATACAGGAAGTCATCATTTGAAGAAGGAGGTTGACAACATGTTGAAATTGGATCTTCAATTATTCGCATCGAAAAAAGGTGTTGGTTCCACAAAGAACGGACGTGATTCCCATTCTAAGCGTCTTGGCGTGAAAC
The sequence above is a segment of the Paenibacillus sp. FSL R7-0204 genome. Coding sequences within it:
- a CDS encoding ribosomal-processing cysteine protease Prp, which gives rise to MINVRITRASAQGVIVGFAVKGHAEYARNGRDIVCAGVSTVTVGTVNAIESLTGVVLDTSMKDGFLSGTLVPVNDPEVSAKVQLLLESMVLMLKDIVKSYRKYIQIQEVII
- a CDS encoding Rne/Rng family ribonuclease, with amino-acid sequence MKQMIVHCTQHITRMALLENGRLVEYAAERDQQQGLVGSYYKGRVMNVLPGMQAAFVDIGQKKNAFLYVDDVLHPHLDKQPAVKPSIETLLQPGQEIVVQVRKEPRGGKGARVTTHYTLPGRWMVYMPFAEYVGVSKKICRESERSRLKGIGERLRQGEEGLIMRTVSEDEPVEAVEGDLAFLRAQWEVITRRSKEVEAPALLHCDLSIVQRFIRDAFNPQRDELMIDSAKAVKEAEAFLTDMAPEGYKPVGFYRGQEPIFSAYGVTDQLHKSFSRKIILEGGATLIWDETEALTVIDVNTAQYTGGTNLEDTVTRTNLLAAEEIGRLVRLRDTGGIIIVDFIDMEREEHRRQVTDQLESIISRDRTKTHILGWTHLGLLEMTRKKARHDSAGFAPVICQCCGGTGKVGTWLE
- the rplU gene encoding 50S ribosomal protein L21, translated to MYAIIETGGKQYKVQEGDVLFIEKLEAEDGASVTFDRVLAVSNEGGLTAGTPLVSGASVTAKVEKHGKGHKVVVYKYKPKKNYHKKQGHRQPYTKVTIEKIQA